The nucleotide sequence TCCGTTGACCATTGATCGTTTCTTCATTTAAAATATTTGCTCCATGCATCATCTCTTGTGAGTACTGAGAGATTTTCTGAATCGTTTGCAAGGAAGAATCTATATTTTCTACAGAGGAATCAACGAGATTGCACTGTTCATTTGCCGTTTCACTTACGAGATACACCGAATTGACAATTGTATCATTCACTTCACTACTTCTATCCATCATATGCGATAAATGTTGAGATGCATGCTGGATTTCATTACCACTCGTCTTCATCTGCATAATCATTTCCGTAATTGATTTTTTCATCGTTTCAAAGGATATTGCTAACCCAGCGATTTCATCTGAACCTTTAATTAGATTCTCAATTGAGGTATGTTGTAAATTTCCATTTTCCAACTGCTTCGCTGCTCGTTCAATCATTTTCAAACGCTTTTTCGTATGATTAGCAAATCGAATAATAAGCCATGTGCTACCAATTATAATGAGGCCGAATAAAATTAGCTGAAGGTAGAATTGAAACTCAAACTTCTGCTTAATTTCCTTTTGCATTTGTTCCGTATAGTTCAGTTCCTTAGAAATTAGTTCGTTTGTATTTTCATCAATAAACTCGACGATTTCACGTGCCTTATTCAAATGCTGTTTAGCTTCAATAGTTAAGCGATTTTGCTCTAGCTTCTGTTCGCCTTGCTGAAATTCATTTTGCAAACGTTCAACTGTATTAACGACACCTTTATATGTTATTATACTTTCCTCAAACTCTATCTTATTCCCTATTTCTTGAAGGAGGTTGTTTAATTTATGTAATTCTGCTTGATAAGTTGCTTTTGCTTCGTCTGTATAATTGATCATCATCTCCGAATACGTATTAAATGTTGCTTCGGTTTGATTTTTCAAATTCTGCTCCATGATGAGACTACTTGTCATTTCTTCATACTTCTTAATTGATGTTTTACCTGCATATGTGATAAGGGCATTTATACCAACCATGCTAATTAAGATTGATAAATATATAAATAGTAACTTTCGCTTAATCGTTTGCTTTCTCTTCACCTAATCGCCCCTTTTCTATAATTAAGGATCTTTTTAAGAAAGGTGCCCACCTATTGGCGGTAAAATTACTCTTTACCTTCTTACAAATTTATCTTATGACTGCAAGCCTATGGAACGTGTAGCTAAACCTCTCTAACTGTTATACTTTCTTTTCCTATAAAAAGGGCTGCAATAACCGCAGCCCTTTTCATCACAACAATATAGAAAATTAATTTGTATAGTCATACTCTGGTGTATCGTATGCTAATCCTTCTTTCTCATACGTATAGTAGAAGCTTAATGAATCTCCTTCTTGTAAGCCAGTTACAGTATACTCCCAAACATCACCGTTTTCCGTTGCTTTTACATTTTGTTGTACCCCATCATTCACTTTATAATGTAAGTCAACAAATGAAGAAGTTTCTAGAGTAGGAGTAAAGATAAACGTCACACTCGTTGGATCATCATTAACCATTTCAATTGTGTATTCATCTGTTTCAATTTTATCTTCACCAGTAGGTGGTGTCGTTCCCATTTCCTTTGTGAAAACAAACCAGTTCAAGTTTCCAATTCCCTCTTGCGTTTCACCCTTGAACACGACATACAAGTCATGGATGCCTGTTGCGTTTGAAACAGCAGCTGTATTTGTTACCCAATCTTGCCAGCCACCTGTATTTGTAAGATCAACCGTTCCAATTAACTCTCCGTTCGTGCTATCCAATCTAAATTCAATTGTACCTCCAGCTGATTGAGAAGCGACTCTGGCTTCTACTCCAGTTGCTCCATCATCAAAGTCCACTTTGTTAAATACAAGATAGTCTTCATTGTCAAGCCAGCCTACGTTTTCACCGCCGTCAACATCAGTAGTTTCTTCAGTTTGAACGCCACTCATAGAGTTAAAGCTTTCTGCTTCAATTCTTTCAAATGCATCAATTGGATCAACCACTGGAGGTATAACAACGTCACCATATTCTAAACCAAACCCATATTCGAATAGAGGATCATATGATGC is from Bacillus solimangrovi and encodes:
- a CDS encoding methyl-accepting chemotaxis protein, with amino-acid sequence MKRKQTIKRKLLFIYLSILISMVGINALITYAGKTSIKKYEEMTSSLIMEQNLKNQTEATFNTYSEMMINYTDEAKATYQAELHKLNNLLQEIGNKIEFEESIITYKGVVNTVERLQNEFQQGEQKLEQNRLTIEAKQHLNKAREIVEFIDENTNELISKELNYTEQMQKEIKQKFEFQFYLQLILFGLIIIGSTWLIIRFANHTKKRLKMIERAAKQLENGNLQHTSIENLIKGSDEIAGLAISFETMKKSITEMIMQMKTSGNEIQHASQHLSHMMDRSSEVNDTIVNSVYLVSETANEQCNLVDSSVENIDSSLQTIQKISQYSQEMMHGANILNEETINGQRIVHAMISSSMEVNDFLTHFKELILDLNKRSNEITQIIELITTVSRQTNLLSLNAAIEAERSGAAGRGFAVVAKEIRKLAEQTNEASNKIGTIISGIQTDVDEVNTRVTGEMSHIVEERNELDTSTQEAFVTMSTHSNQLKEKIHQVNERILSLEKELTSLNGGMQQLSEMSTALAVDSQQSSAATEEHAHSIGEVNKEVMRLKQLGIDNEELIQHFDVLDEDNKEEEGKI